The following coding sequences are from one Xiphophorus couchianus chromosome 7, X_couchianus-1.0, whole genome shotgun sequence window:
- the hecw2a gene encoding E3 ubiquitin-protein ligase HECW2 isoform X2, translating to MRPSLATAVLPPRTRSHNPPNLPVGGREHLSAPRRRSPHLRHTLSPENLRTLAERGGAAVDSASVIGGPVGLTRANSDTDLVTSQSRSSLTASTLEYTLNRGQNLVITWDIKEEVDATDWIGLYHIDETSPSNVWDCKNRGVNGTQRGQIVWRLEPGPYFMEPETRICFKYYHGVSGALRATTPCITVKNPAVLVEGLAEQVGVEHPRKLISFTLTDLRSTGLKKGMFFNPDPYLKMSIHPGKRNIFPVFSHHGQERRSAIIANTTNPVWHGEKYTFVALMTDILYIEVKDKFAKSRPIIKRFLGQLAIPVQRLIEKIPGVQPVSFPLCRRLPTEHVSGQLQFRVELTSTGPDGASPDSIIGLSPLNGAPGTPSDDEDLPHPLPGVVSAGLSPTGPQGPHGLWEGGAAALPEKELPAVRPARFVEATALCERSILQRSLSEGLDAIEAPKGPGERPLGAASPRLCSSFPTHTRLSDILHIDSDEDEERSAINELPPLPPSPLLVNGEPADGGGGPDDDDLFLVEPELPLQGAEGGPGDALGVEPGLELDDGLEPEVFLEVEEEQNVTHDALPEAVEAPDQEGAPGEDPTSEMDSFSMATAPQTAGSSSDSGAVTMATAVEADEGATTAIDPGGDGEPGPPPTSRPGDDEEEEEDEAGGRAAASEVEADPPAASEPPQEEEEEEVGVRRQSLQAAGGGHDGQEVAETKTREEGGSVEHVSTETDRDEDAVNGHPVRSLPSVRHDIHRYQRVDEPLPPNWEARIDSHGRIFFVDHVNRTTTWQRPTGPPAPQGLTRSNSIQQMEQLNRRYQSIRRTITSSERSEESSAELPEPEGELMPHSISEYRRESAVAHSSGRSRLSLLLQSPSAKFLCSPDFFTVLHSNPSAYRMFTSNTCLKHMISKVRRDAHYFERYQHNRDLVTFLNMFANKQLELPRGWEMKHDHTGKPFFVDHNCRSTTFIDPRLPLQSSRSTGLLAHRQHLSRQRSHSAGEVVDDSRQSGLPAMPRPSSTFSGSSRSPYHDVVPVAYNDKIVAFLRQPNIFEVLQERQPELARNHSLKEKVQFIRSEGVNGLARLSSDADLVMLLSLFEEEVMSYVPPLLHPGYSLSSPQSSPGTPRANARAPAPYKRDFEAKLRNFYRKLETKGYGQGPGKVKLIIRRDHLLEDAFNQIMCYSRKDLQRSKLYVSFVGEDGLDYSGPSREFFFLVSRELFNPYYGLFEYSANDTYTVQISPMSAFVDNHHEWFRFSGRILGLALVHQYLLDAFFTRPFYKGLLRIPCDLSDLEFLDEEFHQSLQWMKDNDIEDMLDLTFTVNEEVFGQITERELKPGGAGIPVSEKNKKEYIERMVKWRIERGVAQQTESLVRGFYEVVDVRLVSVFDARELELVIAGTAEIDLTDWRNNTEYRGGYHDNHIVIRWFWAAVERFNNEQRLRLLQFVTGTSSVPYEGFASLRGSNGPRRFCVEKWGKITSLPRAHTCFNRLDLPPYPSFSMLYEKLVTAVEETSTFGLE from the exons ATGAGACCAGTCCGTCCAACGTGTGGGACTGCAAGAACCGAGGCGTCAACGGGACTCAGAGGGGCCAGATTGTCTGGAGGCTGGAGCCCGGACCCTACTTCATGGAGC CGGAGACCAGGATCTGCTTCAAGTATTACCACGGGGTGAGCGGAGCCCTGAGGGCGACGACTCCCTGCATCACTGTGAAGAACCCGGCGGTTCTG GTGGAGGGTCTGGCAGAGCAGGTCGGCGTTGAACATCCACGGAAACTCATCAGCTTCACTTTAACCG ATCTGCGCTCCACCGGCTTGAAGAAAGGCATGTTTTTCAATCCGGACCCGTACCTGAAGATGTCCATCCATCCTGGGAAGAGAAACATCTTCCCGGTCTTCAGCCACCACGGACAGGAGCGCCGGTCGGCCATCATCGCCAACACCACCAACCCCGTCTGGCACGGCGAG AAATACACGTTTGTGGCGCTGATGACGGACATCCTGTACATCGAGGTGAAAGACAAGTTTGCTAAAAGTCGTCCAATCATCAAGCGTTTCCTGGGTCAGCTGGCCATTCCTGTGCAGCGGCTCATCGAGAAGATTCCAGG GGTCCAGCCGGTCAGCTTCCCACTGTGCCGCCGCCTGCCCACCGAACACGTCAGCGGCCAGCTGCAGTTCCGGGTGGAGCTGACGTCCACGGGGCCCGATG GTGCCTCGCCGGACTCCATCATCGGCCTGTCGCCGCTGAACGGCGCCCCGGGAACGCCGTCAGACGACGAGGACCTTCCCCACCCGTTGCCAGGCGTGGTGTCCGCCGGCCTCTCCCCCACCGGCCCTCAGGGGCCCCATGGCCTGTGGGAAGGCGGGGCCGCCGCCCTGCCGGAGAAGGAGCTGCCCGCCGTGCGGCCAGCGCGCTTCGTGGAGGCGACGGCACTTTGTGAGCGCTCCATCCTCCAGCGGTCGCTGAGCGAGGGTCTGGATGCCATCGAGGCCCCGAAGGGGCCCGGTGAGAGGCCCCTGGGCGCCGCCTCACCCAGGCTGTGCTCCAGCTTCCCCACGCACACCCGGCTCAGCGACATCCTGCACATCGATTCCGACGAGGACGAGGAGCGCTCTGCCATCAACGAGCTGCCGCCCCTGCCGCCGTCGCCGCTGCTGGTGAACGGAGAGCCTGCTGATGGCGGCGGAGGGCCAGACGATGACGACCTGTTCCTGGTGGAACCGGAGCTCCCGCTGCAGGGGGCAGAGGGAGGGCCTGGGGACGCCCTGGGTGTAGAGCCGGGTCTGGAGCTGGACGACGGTTTGGAGCCAGAGGTTTTCctagaggtggaggaggagcagaaTGTTACCCATGATGCTTTGCCAGAGGCTGTGGAGGCTCCGGACCAGGAAGGGGCGCCAGGCGAAGACCCTACGTCAGAGATGGATTCCTTCTCCATGGCAACGGCTCCTCAGACCGCCGGCTCCTCATCAGACAGCGGAGCGGTTACCATGGCTACCGCTGTG GAAGCCGATGAAGGAGCGACGACAGCCATCGATCCGGGGGGAGACGGGGAGCCCGGCCCGCCGCCGACCTCCCGACCTGgggatgatgaggaggaggaggaggatgaggcaGGAGGAAGAGCGGCGGCCTCCGAGGTTGAAGCAGATCCTCCGGCCGCCAGCGAGCCGccacaggaggaagaggaggaggaggtcgGCGTGAGGAGGCAGAGCCTGCAGGCTGCGGGCGGCGGTCATGACGGACAGGAAGTGGCGGAGACCAAGACTCGGGAGGAGGGGGGGTCTGTGGAGCACGTTTCCACGGAAACAGACAGGGATGAAG ACGCTGTTAACGGCCATCCGGTCCGATCGCTGCCCTCGGTGCGCCACGACATCCACCGCTACCAGAGGGTGGACGAACCGCTGCCCCcca ACTGGGAGGCTCGGATCGACAGCCACGGCCGGATCTTCTTCGTGGATCATGTGAACAGGACGACCACGTGGCAGCGGCCCACCGGACCGCCCGCCCCGCAGGGCCTGACCCGCTCCAACTCCATCCAGCAGATGGAGCAGCTCAACCgcag ATACCAGAGCATCAGGAGGACCATAACCAGCAGCGAGCGGTCAGAGGAATCCTCCGCTGAGCTGCCGGAGCCGGAGGGCGAACTGATGCCTCACTCCATCTCCG AATATCGCAGAGAAAGCGCCGTGGCTCACTCCAGCGGCCGTTCACGCctctccctgctgctgcagtcGCCCAGCGCCAAGTTCCTGTGCAGCCCAGACTTCTTCACCGTGTTGCATTCAAACCCC AGTGCCTACCGCATGTTTACGAGCAACACCTGCCTGAAGCACATGATCAGCAAGGTGCGGCGGGACGCTCACTACTTCGAGCGCTACCAGCACAACCGCGACCTCGTGACCTTCCTCAACATGTTTGCCAACAAGCAGCTGGAGCTCCCTCGCGGCTGGGAGATGAAGCACGACCACACCGGGAAG CCTTTCTTTGTGGATCACAACTGTCGGTCGACGACCTTCATCGACCCCCGGCTGCCGCTGCAGAGCTCGCGTTCTACCGGGCTGCTGGCCCACCGCCAGCACCTGAGCCGCCAACGGAGCCACAGCGCCGGGGAG GTGGTGGATGACTCCCGGCAGAGCGGCCTGCCCGCCATGCCCCGGCCCTCCAGCACCTTCAGCGGGTCCAGCCGCAGCCCGTACCACGACGTGGTTCCTGTGG cCTACAACGACAAGATAGTGGCGTTTCTACGGCAACCCAATATCTTTGAGGTCCTGCAGGAGCGGCAGCCCGAGTTAGCCAGGAACCACTCCCTAAA GGAGAAGGTCCAGTTCATCCGCAGCGAGGGCGTCAACGGACTCGCCCGTCTGTCCAGCGACGCCGACCTCGTCATGCTGCTCAG CCTGTTTGAGGAGGAAGTGATGTCATACGTGCCGCCGTTGCTCCACCCAGGTTACAGCCTGTCGTCTCCTCAGAGCTCTCCAG GAACGCCGCGCGCCAACGCGCGAGCGCCCGCTCCATACAAGAGAGACTTCGAGGCGAAACTGAGGAACTTCTACCGGAAGCTGGAGACGAAGGGCTACGGCCAGGGGCCGGGGAAAGTCAA GCTCATCATCCGCAGAGATCACCTGCTGGAAGACGCCTTCAACCAGATCATGTGTTATTCCCGTAAAGACCTGCAGAGGAGTAAACTCTACGTCAGCTTCGTCGGCGAGGACGG GCTGGACTACAGCGGACCGTCCAGAGAGTTCTTCTTCCTGGTGTCCAGAGAGCTCTTCAACCCGTACTACGGTTTATTCGAGTATTCGGCCAACGACACGTACACGGTCCAGATCAGCCCCATGTCCGCCTTCGTGGACAACCACCACGAATG GTTTCGGTTCAGCGGGCGGATTCTGGGCCTGGCTCTGGTTCATCAGTACCTGCTGGACGCGTTCTTCACTCGCCCGTTCTATAAAGGCCTTCTGCGCAT CCCGTGTGACCTCAGCGACCTCGAGTTCCTGGATGAGGAGTTCCACCAGAGCCTGCAGTGGATGAAGGACAACGACATCGAGGACATGCTGGACCTCACCTTCACCGTCAACGAGGAAGTCTTCGGACAG ATCACGGAGAGAGAGCTGAAGCCCGGCGGGGCGGGAATCCCCGTGTCTGAGAAGAACAAGAAGGAATACATCGAGCGGATGGTGAAGTGGCGCATCGAGCGCGGCGTGGCGCAGCAGACCGAGAGCCTGGTCCGAGGATTTTATGAG GTGGTGGATGTGCGGCTGGTGTCGGTGTTTGACGCCCGGGAGCTGGAGCTGGTCATCGCAGGAACAGCAGAGATCGACCTGACCGACTGGAGGAACAACACCGAGTACAGAGGAG GTTACCATGACAACCACATAGTGATCCGCTGGTTCTGGGCGGCTGTGGAGCGGTTCAACAACGAGCAGAGGCTGCGGCTGCTGCAG tttgtgaCGGGAACGTCGAGCGTTCCTTACGAAGGTTTCGCCTCGCTGCGAGGAAGCAACGGACCGCGCAGGTTCTGCGTGGAGAAGTGGGGGAAGATCACGTCTTTACCCAG GGCTCATACCTGCTTCAACCGGCTGGACCTGCCTCCCTACCCGTCCTTCTCCATGCTGTATGAGAAGCTGGTGACGGCCGTGGAGGAGACCAGCACCTTCGGTTTGGAGTAA
- the hecw2a gene encoding E3 ubiquitin-protein ligase HECW2 isoform X1, translating into MRPSLATAVLPPRTRSHNPPNLPVGGREHLSAPRRRSPHLRHTLSPENLRTLAERGGAAVDSASVIGGPVGLTRANSDTDLVTSQSRSSLTASTLEYTLNRGQNLVITWDIKEEVDATDWIGLYHIDETSPSNVWDCKNRGVNGTQRGQIVWRLEPGPYFMEPETRICFKYYHGVSGALRATTPCITVKNPAVLVEGLAEQVGVEHPRKLISFTLTDLRSTGLKKGMFFNPDPYLKMSIHPGKRNIFPVFSHHGQERRSAIIANTTNPVWHGEKYTFVALMTDILYIEVKDKFAKSRPIIKRFLGQLAIPVQRLIEKIPGVQPVSFPLCRRLPTEHVSGQLQFRVELTSTGPDGASPDSIIGLSPLNGAPGTPSDDEDLPHPLPGVVSAGLSPTGPQGPHGLWEGGAAALPEKELPAVRPARFVEATALCERSILQRSLSEGLDAIEAPKGPGERPLGAASPRLCSSFPTHTRLSDILHIDSDEDEERSAINELPPLPPSPLLVNGEPADGGGGPDDDDLFLVEPELPLQGAEGGPGDALGVEPGLELDDGLEPEVFLEVEEEQNVTHDALPEAVEAPDQEGAPGEDPTSEMDSFSMATAPQTAGSSSDSGAVTMATAVEADEGATTAIDPGGDGEPGPPPTSRPGDDEEEEEDEAGGRAAASEVEADPPAASEPPQEEEEEEVGVRRQSLQAAGGGHDGQEVAETKTREEGGSVEHVSTETDRDEDAVNGHPVRSLPSVRHDIHRYQRVDEPLPPSEYWEARIDSHGRIFFVDHVNRTTTWQRPTGPPAPQGLTRSNSIQQMEQLNRRYQSIRRTITSSERSEESSAELPEPEGELMPHSISEYRRESAVAHSSGRSRLSLLLQSPSAKFLCSPDFFTVLHSNPSAYRMFTSNTCLKHMISKVRRDAHYFERYQHNRDLVTFLNMFANKQLELPRGWEMKHDHTGKPFFVDHNCRSTTFIDPRLPLQSSRSTGLLAHRQHLSRQRSHSAGEVVDDSRQSGLPAMPRPSSTFSGSSRSPYHDVVPVAYNDKIVAFLRQPNIFEVLQERQPELARNHSLKEKVQFIRSEGVNGLARLSSDADLVMLLSLFEEEVMSYVPPLLHPGYSLSSPQSSPGTPRANARAPAPYKRDFEAKLRNFYRKLETKGYGQGPGKVKLIIRRDHLLEDAFNQIMCYSRKDLQRSKLYVSFVGEDGLDYSGPSREFFFLVSRELFNPYYGLFEYSANDTYTVQISPMSAFVDNHHEWFRFSGRILGLALVHQYLLDAFFTRPFYKGLLRIPCDLSDLEFLDEEFHQSLQWMKDNDIEDMLDLTFTVNEEVFGQITERELKPGGAGIPVSEKNKKEYIERMVKWRIERGVAQQTESLVRGFYEVVDVRLVSVFDARELELVIAGTAEIDLTDWRNNTEYRGGYHDNHIVIRWFWAAVERFNNEQRLRLLQFVTGTSSVPYEGFASLRGSNGPRRFCVEKWGKITSLPRAHTCFNRLDLPPYPSFSMLYEKLVTAVEETSTFGLE; encoded by the exons ATGAGACCAGTCCGTCCAACGTGTGGGACTGCAAGAACCGAGGCGTCAACGGGACTCAGAGGGGCCAGATTGTCTGGAGGCTGGAGCCCGGACCCTACTTCATGGAGC CGGAGACCAGGATCTGCTTCAAGTATTACCACGGGGTGAGCGGAGCCCTGAGGGCGACGACTCCCTGCATCACTGTGAAGAACCCGGCGGTTCTG GTGGAGGGTCTGGCAGAGCAGGTCGGCGTTGAACATCCACGGAAACTCATCAGCTTCACTTTAACCG ATCTGCGCTCCACCGGCTTGAAGAAAGGCATGTTTTTCAATCCGGACCCGTACCTGAAGATGTCCATCCATCCTGGGAAGAGAAACATCTTCCCGGTCTTCAGCCACCACGGACAGGAGCGCCGGTCGGCCATCATCGCCAACACCACCAACCCCGTCTGGCACGGCGAG AAATACACGTTTGTGGCGCTGATGACGGACATCCTGTACATCGAGGTGAAAGACAAGTTTGCTAAAAGTCGTCCAATCATCAAGCGTTTCCTGGGTCAGCTGGCCATTCCTGTGCAGCGGCTCATCGAGAAGATTCCAGG GGTCCAGCCGGTCAGCTTCCCACTGTGCCGCCGCCTGCCCACCGAACACGTCAGCGGCCAGCTGCAGTTCCGGGTGGAGCTGACGTCCACGGGGCCCGATG GTGCCTCGCCGGACTCCATCATCGGCCTGTCGCCGCTGAACGGCGCCCCGGGAACGCCGTCAGACGACGAGGACCTTCCCCACCCGTTGCCAGGCGTGGTGTCCGCCGGCCTCTCCCCCACCGGCCCTCAGGGGCCCCATGGCCTGTGGGAAGGCGGGGCCGCCGCCCTGCCGGAGAAGGAGCTGCCCGCCGTGCGGCCAGCGCGCTTCGTGGAGGCGACGGCACTTTGTGAGCGCTCCATCCTCCAGCGGTCGCTGAGCGAGGGTCTGGATGCCATCGAGGCCCCGAAGGGGCCCGGTGAGAGGCCCCTGGGCGCCGCCTCACCCAGGCTGTGCTCCAGCTTCCCCACGCACACCCGGCTCAGCGACATCCTGCACATCGATTCCGACGAGGACGAGGAGCGCTCTGCCATCAACGAGCTGCCGCCCCTGCCGCCGTCGCCGCTGCTGGTGAACGGAGAGCCTGCTGATGGCGGCGGAGGGCCAGACGATGACGACCTGTTCCTGGTGGAACCGGAGCTCCCGCTGCAGGGGGCAGAGGGAGGGCCTGGGGACGCCCTGGGTGTAGAGCCGGGTCTGGAGCTGGACGACGGTTTGGAGCCAGAGGTTTTCctagaggtggaggaggagcagaaTGTTACCCATGATGCTTTGCCAGAGGCTGTGGAGGCTCCGGACCAGGAAGGGGCGCCAGGCGAAGACCCTACGTCAGAGATGGATTCCTTCTCCATGGCAACGGCTCCTCAGACCGCCGGCTCCTCATCAGACAGCGGAGCGGTTACCATGGCTACCGCTGTG GAAGCCGATGAAGGAGCGACGACAGCCATCGATCCGGGGGGAGACGGGGAGCCCGGCCCGCCGCCGACCTCCCGACCTGgggatgatgaggaggaggaggaggatgaggcaGGAGGAAGAGCGGCGGCCTCCGAGGTTGAAGCAGATCCTCCGGCCGCCAGCGAGCCGccacaggaggaagaggaggaggaggtcgGCGTGAGGAGGCAGAGCCTGCAGGCTGCGGGCGGCGGTCATGACGGACAGGAAGTGGCGGAGACCAAGACTCGGGAGGAGGGGGGGTCTGTGGAGCACGTTTCCACGGAAACAGACAGGGATGAAG ACGCTGTTAACGGCCATCCGGTCCGATCGCTGCCCTCGGTGCGCCACGACATCCACCGCTACCAGAGGGTGGACGAACCGCTGCCCCccagtgagt ACTGGGAGGCTCGGATCGACAGCCACGGCCGGATCTTCTTCGTGGATCATGTGAACAGGACGACCACGTGGCAGCGGCCCACCGGACCGCCCGCCCCGCAGGGCCTGACCCGCTCCAACTCCATCCAGCAGATGGAGCAGCTCAACCgcag ATACCAGAGCATCAGGAGGACCATAACCAGCAGCGAGCGGTCAGAGGAATCCTCCGCTGAGCTGCCGGAGCCGGAGGGCGAACTGATGCCTCACTCCATCTCCG AATATCGCAGAGAAAGCGCCGTGGCTCACTCCAGCGGCCGTTCACGCctctccctgctgctgcagtcGCCCAGCGCCAAGTTCCTGTGCAGCCCAGACTTCTTCACCGTGTTGCATTCAAACCCC AGTGCCTACCGCATGTTTACGAGCAACACCTGCCTGAAGCACATGATCAGCAAGGTGCGGCGGGACGCTCACTACTTCGAGCGCTACCAGCACAACCGCGACCTCGTGACCTTCCTCAACATGTTTGCCAACAAGCAGCTGGAGCTCCCTCGCGGCTGGGAGATGAAGCACGACCACACCGGGAAG CCTTTCTTTGTGGATCACAACTGTCGGTCGACGACCTTCATCGACCCCCGGCTGCCGCTGCAGAGCTCGCGTTCTACCGGGCTGCTGGCCCACCGCCAGCACCTGAGCCGCCAACGGAGCCACAGCGCCGGGGAG GTGGTGGATGACTCCCGGCAGAGCGGCCTGCCCGCCATGCCCCGGCCCTCCAGCACCTTCAGCGGGTCCAGCCGCAGCCCGTACCACGACGTGGTTCCTGTGG cCTACAACGACAAGATAGTGGCGTTTCTACGGCAACCCAATATCTTTGAGGTCCTGCAGGAGCGGCAGCCCGAGTTAGCCAGGAACCACTCCCTAAA GGAGAAGGTCCAGTTCATCCGCAGCGAGGGCGTCAACGGACTCGCCCGTCTGTCCAGCGACGCCGACCTCGTCATGCTGCTCAG CCTGTTTGAGGAGGAAGTGATGTCATACGTGCCGCCGTTGCTCCACCCAGGTTACAGCCTGTCGTCTCCTCAGAGCTCTCCAG GAACGCCGCGCGCCAACGCGCGAGCGCCCGCTCCATACAAGAGAGACTTCGAGGCGAAACTGAGGAACTTCTACCGGAAGCTGGAGACGAAGGGCTACGGCCAGGGGCCGGGGAAAGTCAA GCTCATCATCCGCAGAGATCACCTGCTGGAAGACGCCTTCAACCAGATCATGTGTTATTCCCGTAAAGACCTGCAGAGGAGTAAACTCTACGTCAGCTTCGTCGGCGAGGACGG GCTGGACTACAGCGGACCGTCCAGAGAGTTCTTCTTCCTGGTGTCCAGAGAGCTCTTCAACCCGTACTACGGTTTATTCGAGTATTCGGCCAACGACACGTACACGGTCCAGATCAGCCCCATGTCCGCCTTCGTGGACAACCACCACGAATG GTTTCGGTTCAGCGGGCGGATTCTGGGCCTGGCTCTGGTTCATCAGTACCTGCTGGACGCGTTCTTCACTCGCCCGTTCTATAAAGGCCTTCTGCGCAT CCCGTGTGACCTCAGCGACCTCGAGTTCCTGGATGAGGAGTTCCACCAGAGCCTGCAGTGGATGAAGGACAACGACATCGAGGACATGCTGGACCTCACCTTCACCGTCAACGAGGAAGTCTTCGGACAG ATCACGGAGAGAGAGCTGAAGCCCGGCGGGGCGGGAATCCCCGTGTCTGAGAAGAACAAGAAGGAATACATCGAGCGGATGGTGAAGTGGCGCATCGAGCGCGGCGTGGCGCAGCAGACCGAGAGCCTGGTCCGAGGATTTTATGAG GTGGTGGATGTGCGGCTGGTGTCGGTGTTTGACGCCCGGGAGCTGGAGCTGGTCATCGCAGGAACAGCAGAGATCGACCTGACCGACTGGAGGAACAACACCGAGTACAGAGGAG GTTACCATGACAACCACATAGTGATCCGCTGGTTCTGGGCGGCTGTGGAGCGGTTCAACAACGAGCAGAGGCTGCGGCTGCTGCAG tttgtgaCGGGAACGTCGAGCGTTCCTTACGAAGGTTTCGCCTCGCTGCGAGGAAGCAACGGACCGCGCAGGTTCTGCGTGGAGAAGTGGGGGAAGATCACGTCTTTACCCAG GGCTCATACCTGCTTCAACCGGCTGGACCTGCCTCCCTACCCGTCCTTCTCCATGCTGTATGAGAAGCTGGTGACGGCCGTGGAGGAGACCAGCACCTTCGGTTTGGAGTAA